From a region of the Corallococcus coralloides DSM 2259 genome:
- the plsY gene encoding glycerol-3-phosphate 1-O-acyltransferase PlsY — MLSAFLLLGYLCGSVPFGVLLTRWLRGVDVRASGSGNIGATNVTRVAGKKLGAVVLLLDALKAVLPVALAVHYLPGDAKAHALVGLAAVLGHVYPVWLKLQGGKGVASALGVLVVLVPKAALAGAIIYGLVVARWRVSSVGSLSAAVVAIATAFLTAPSREYVLLTAGLFVLMLWTHRSNLLRLARRTEHRL; from the coding sequence CCGCCTTCCTCCTGCTGGGCTACCTCTGCGGCTCCGTCCCCTTCGGCGTGCTGCTGACGCGGTGGCTGCGCGGGGTGGACGTGCGCGCCAGCGGCAGCGGCAACATCGGCGCCACCAACGTCACGCGCGTCGCGGGCAAGAAGCTGGGCGCGGTGGTGCTGCTCCTGGACGCGCTCAAGGCCGTGCTGCCCGTGGCGCTGGCCGTGCACTACCTGCCCGGCGACGCGAAGGCGCACGCGCTGGTGGGCCTGGCCGCGGTGCTGGGGCACGTGTACCCGGTGTGGCTCAAGCTCCAGGGCGGCAAGGGCGTGGCGTCCGCGCTGGGCGTGCTGGTGGTGCTGGTGCCCAAGGCGGCGCTCGCGGGGGCCATCATCTACGGGCTGGTGGTGGCCCGGTGGCGCGTGAGCTCCGTGGGCTCGCTGTCCGCGGCGGTGGTCGCCATCGCCACCGCGTTCCTCACCGCGCCCTCCCGCGAGTACGTGCTGCTCACCGCGGGGCTATTCGTCCTGATGCTCTGGACGCACCGGAGCAACCTCCTGCGACTCGCCCGGCGCACCGAGCACCGGCTTTGA
- a CDS encoding zf-TFIIB domain-containing protein has product MSDLSPDKPSHNEDDYFAREEIEAKRKLALQQSQEMAVQQRESLKQLHFMKCPKCGMDLQTLKQGNVELESCFNCHGVWLDAGELEQVIKQHGHEGSGKVMSAVLNLFKRTPSSP; this is encoded by the coding sequence ATGTCCGACCTGAGCCCCGACAAGCCCTCCCACAACGAAGACGACTACTTCGCGCGCGAGGAGATTGAAGCCAAGCGCAAGCTGGCCCTCCAGCAGTCCCAGGAGATGGCCGTCCAGCAGCGCGAGTCGCTCAAGCAGCTGCACTTCATGAAGTGTCCCAAGTGCGGCATGGACCTGCAGACGCTGAAGCAGGGCAACGTGGAGCTGGAGAGCTGCTTCAACTGCCACGGCGTCTGGCTGGACGCGGGCGAGCTGGAGCAGGTCATCAAGCAGCACGGCCACGAGGGCAGCGGCAAGGTGATGAGCGCCGTCCTCAACCTGTTCAAGCGCACGCCGTCGTCCCCGTAG
- the gatB gene encoding Asp-tRNA(Asn)/Glu-tRNA(Gln) amidotransferase subunit GatB has translation MPLSDFQTVIGLEVHAQLLTQSKIFCGCSTAFGAEPNHHTCPVCLGMPGVLPVLNQRVVEYAVRTGLALGCTVKPTSVWSRKNYFYPDLPKGYQITQYDQPICEWGELVIDTPSGEKTVRVRRIHLEEDAGKSVHDASASAGQSLVDLNRAGVPLMEIVSEPDLRDADEAVEYLKALRDVLVYLGVNDGNLEEGSFRCDANVSVMPKGSTTYGQRCELKNLNSFRFLKQAIEYEAARQVDVIESGGKVDQETRLWDVNKGITRSMRSKEDAHDYRYFPEPDLPPLLVSDALRDSQRQSLPELPRAKRTRFMGEYGLPAYDARILTAERPLADFFEACAKHVSDAKKLSNWFLGELSRLLKEEGTPISALRFTPAQLGELLATVEKGTVSANAAKDVLGEMFRTGRPPADIIAEKGLAQVSDVGAVEAVVDDILAKNAGEVEKYKAGKKSVYGFFVGQVMKAMKGKGNPGLVNELLKKKLGD, from the coding sequence ATGCCCCTGAGCGACTTCCAGACGGTCATCGGCCTCGAGGTCCACGCGCAGCTGCTCACGCAGTCCAAGATCTTCTGCGGCTGCTCCACTGCCTTCGGCGCCGAGCCCAACCACCACACCTGCCCGGTGTGCCTGGGCATGCCCGGCGTGCTGCCGGTGCTCAACCAGCGCGTGGTGGAGTACGCGGTGCGCACGGGCCTGGCGCTCGGGTGCACGGTGAAGCCCACGAGCGTGTGGAGCCGGAAGAACTACTTCTATCCGGACCTGCCCAAGGGCTATCAAATCACCCAGTACGACCAGCCCATCTGCGAGTGGGGCGAGCTGGTCATCGACACGCCCTCCGGTGAGAAGACGGTGCGCGTGCGGCGCATCCACCTGGAGGAGGACGCGGGCAAGAGCGTGCACGACGCGTCCGCGTCCGCGGGCCAGAGCCTGGTGGACCTGAACCGCGCGGGCGTGCCGCTGATGGAGATTGTCAGCGAGCCGGACCTGCGCGATGCCGACGAGGCGGTGGAGTACCTCAAGGCGCTGCGTGACGTACTGGTGTACCTGGGCGTCAACGACGGCAACCTGGAGGAGGGCAGCTTCCGCTGCGACGCCAACGTGTCGGTGATGCCCAAGGGCTCCACCACGTACGGGCAGCGCTGCGAGCTGAAGAACCTCAACTCGTTCCGCTTCCTCAAGCAGGCCATCGAGTACGAGGCCGCGCGACAGGTGGACGTCATCGAGTCCGGCGGCAAGGTGGACCAGGAGACGCGCCTCTGGGACGTGAACAAGGGCATCACCCGGTCCATGCGCTCCAAGGAGGACGCGCACGACTACCGCTACTTCCCGGAGCCGGACCTGCCGCCGCTGCTCGTGTCGGACGCGCTGAGGGATTCGCAGCGGCAGTCGCTGCCGGAGCTGCCGCGTGCGAAGCGCACGCGCTTCATGGGTGAGTACGGCCTGCCGGCCTACGACGCGCGCATCCTCACCGCCGAGCGCCCGCTGGCGGACTTCTTCGAGGCCTGCGCGAAGCACGTCTCCGACGCGAAGAAGCTCTCCAACTGGTTCCTGGGGGAGCTGAGCCGCCTGCTCAAGGAGGAGGGCACGCCCATCTCCGCGCTGCGCTTCACCCCGGCGCAGCTGGGCGAGCTGCTGGCGACGGTGGAGAAGGGCACGGTGTCCGCGAACGCGGCGAAGGACGTGCTCGGGGAAATGTTCCGCACGGGCCGCCCGCCCGCGGACATCATCGCGGAGAAGGGCCTCGCGCAGGTCAGCGACGTGGGCGCCGTGGAGGCAGTGGTGGACGACATCCTCGCGAAGAACGCGGGCGAGGTGGAGAAGTACAAGGCCGGCAAGAAGAGCGTGTACGGCTTCTTCGTGGGCCAGGTGATGAAGGCCATGAAGGGCAAGGGCAACCCCGGCCTCGTCAACGAGCTGCTCAAGAAGAAGCTGGGCGATTAG
- a CDS encoding FtsK/SpoIIIE family DNA translocase, with product MTAAKKGGRGEKAVLSRQEIATRRKALNNKKMKAPGAASPAKRALVGVFILAASLLALLAVATFDAHDRVGPGFHNAVGPMGHLIAETLRGALGVCAYLIPAGGIYTAVVLFVGNRDRRRMPQIISLALLTCSVSVLAQLMFAKDKGWAHPPGGALGASLGGLMEGMFSTVGTIILVTAISAAALIVGTQYTFFKLCSLVWAGLTVLGRRISENAHVFWEQQKVNYAARQERLAQEKEEEAAFLAELEAEEEELSEAERLAAEAEAAEAEALAEEAVRLARQNEKEQLANAKKALKEQKEREKLEKKLAREEPSEDEENDDASDEQPSLPPERAERRSPGADPAWAASFLAPQPQLPANADEPPRRARKTPQIVTPPSAPSTPPVPAASLTPPAEPAAKPMAAEKPAAAAPGNALIPAPPSALARMPLIVEPKAPPKPTAMKRPQDQFEFVGDRKSFSLPPLDVLEADKKERSALDKDAFLVTAEKLRAKLADFGIVGEVVEIRPGPVVTMYEFLPGPGIKVSKIAALQDDLAMAMEAMRVRIVAPIPGKGVVGIEVPNRDRETVFLKEIAEQDTFQKSGSKLTMCVGKDIEGMPYVFDLVKAPHLLIAGTTGSGKSVAVNSMIMSILLKATPEEVRFIMVDPKMLELSVYEGIPHLLLPVVTDPKKAALALRWAVEEMERRYQMLSEAGVRNIAGFNKLVETQASEEKPAAPAPAAKKKKPKKVLVVEGSAETVAPASASDGLGVAMPREDDEDLREAIVSEPTASPALEADGEEDAEFEEDGEESTPAEAASTEKKELKKLPYIVVIIDELADLMMVASREVETYVARLAQMARAAGIHLMVATQRPSTDVVTGIIKANFPTRISFMLRSKPDSMTILGTVGAEALLGMGDMLIMPPTSAHLQRVHGAYVSEHEIKKAVDHLKAQGKPVFDESILKPRDEEGEGGGGEEDELSDELYDQALAAVSEMRSVSISMLQRKMRIGYNRAARMIERMERDGVVGPADGAKPREVLLRGLGDMPGAGAM from the coding sequence ATGACAGCGGCAAAGAAGGGTGGCCGGGGGGAGAAGGCGGTGCTCTCCCGGCAGGAGATCGCGACGCGCCGCAAGGCGCTCAACAACAAGAAGATGAAGGCCCCGGGCGCGGCCAGTCCCGCCAAGCGGGCGCTCGTGGGCGTCTTCATCCTGGCCGCCTCGTTGCTGGCCTTGCTGGCGGTCGCCACGTTCGACGCGCATGACCGGGTGGGGCCCGGCTTCCACAACGCGGTCGGCCCCATGGGCCACCTCATCGCGGAGACCCTGCGCGGCGCGCTGGGCGTGTGCGCCTACCTCATCCCCGCGGGTGGCATCTACACCGCCGTGGTGCTCTTCGTGGGCAACCGCGACCGGCGCCGCATGCCGCAGATCATCTCCCTGGCGCTGCTCACCTGCAGCGTGTCCGTGCTCGCGCAGCTCATGTTCGCCAAGGACAAGGGCTGGGCCCACCCGCCCGGCGGCGCGCTGGGCGCGAGCCTGGGCGGCCTGATGGAGGGGATGTTCTCCACCGTCGGCACCATCATCCTCGTCACCGCCATCAGCGCGGCGGCGCTCATCGTGGGCACCCAGTACACGTTCTTCAAGCTGTGCTCGCTGGTGTGGGCCGGCCTCACCGTCCTGGGCCGCCGCATCTCCGAGAACGCGCACGTCTTCTGGGAGCAGCAGAAGGTCAACTACGCGGCCCGCCAGGAGCGGCTCGCGCAGGAGAAGGAAGAGGAGGCCGCGTTCCTCGCGGAGCTGGAGGCCGAGGAGGAGGAACTGTCCGAGGCCGAGCGCCTGGCCGCCGAGGCCGAGGCCGCCGAGGCCGAAGCCCTGGCCGAGGAGGCCGTGCGCCTGGCCCGGCAGAACGAGAAGGAGCAGCTCGCCAACGCGAAGAAGGCGCTCAAGGAGCAGAAGGAGCGCGAGAAGCTGGAGAAGAAGCTCGCCCGCGAGGAGCCGTCCGAGGACGAGGAGAACGACGACGCCTCCGACGAGCAGCCCTCGCTGCCGCCCGAGCGCGCCGAGCGCCGTTCCCCGGGCGCCGACCCCGCCTGGGCCGCGTCCTTCCTCGCGCCCCAGCCGCAGCTGCCCGCCAACGCGGACGAGCCGCCCCGCCGCGCGCGCAAGACGCCGCAGATCGTCACCCCTCCGTCCGCTCCGTCCACGCCGCCGGTGCCCGCCGCGTCGCTCACGCCTCCCGCCGAGCCCGCCGCGAAGCCCATGGCCGCGGAGAAGCCGGCCGCCGCCGCGCCGGGCAACGCCCTCATCCCCGCGCCGCCCTCCGCGCTGGCGCGCATGCCGCTCATCGTGGAGCCCAAGGCGCCGCCCAAGCCCACCGCCATGAAGCGGCCGCAGGACCAGTTCGAGTTCGTGGGTGACCGCAAGAGCTTCTCCCTGCCGCCGCTGGACGTGCTGGAGGCGGACAAGAAGGAGCGCTCCGCGCTGGACAAGGACGCGTTCCTCGTCACGGCGGAGAAGCTGCGCGCGAAGCTGGCGGACTTCGGCATCGTGGGCGAGGTGGTGGAGATCCGCCCCGGCCCCGTCGTCACCATGTACGAGTTCCTGCCCGGGCCCGGCATCAAGGTCAGCAAGATCGCCGCGCTCCAGGACGACCTGGCCATGGCCATGGAGGCCATGCGCGTGCGCATCGTGGCCCCCATCCCCGGCAAGGGCGTGGTCGGCATCGAGGTCCCCAACCGCGACCGCGAGACGGTGTTCCTCAAGGAGATTGCCGAGCAGGACACGTTCCAGAAGAGCGGCAGCAAGCTCACCATGTGCGTGGGCAAGGACATCGAAGGCATGCCGTACGTCTTCGACCTGGTGAAGGCCCCCCACCTGCTCATCGCGGGCACCACCGGCTCCGGCAAGTCCGTGGCGGTGAACTCGATGATCATGAGCATCCTCCTCAAGGCCACGCCCGAGGAGGTCCGCTTCATCATGGTGGACCCGAAGATGCTGGAGCTCTCCGTCTACGAGGGCATCCCGCACCTCTTGCTCCCCGTCGTCACCGACCCGAAGAAGGCCGCGCTCGCGCTGCGCTGGGCGGTGGAGGAGATGGAGCGCCGCTACCAGATGCTGTCCGAGGCGGGCGTGCGCAACATCGCCGGCTTCAACAAGCTGGTGGAGACGCAGGCCTCCGAGGAGAAGCCCGCCGCTCCCGCGCCCGCCGCGAAGAAGAAGAAGCCCAAGAAGGTGCTGGTCGTGGAGGGCAGCGCCGAGACGGTGGCCCCCGCTTCCGCCAGCGACGGGTTGGGCGTGGCCATGCCGCGCGAGGACGACGAGGACCTGCGTGAGGCCATCGTCTCCGAGCCCACGGCCTCCCCTGCCCTGGAGGCCGACGGCGAGGAGGACGCGGAGTTCGAGGAGGATGGCGAGGAGTCCACGCCGGCGGAGGCCGCCTCCACGGAGAAGAAGGAGCTCAAGAAGCTGCCCTACATCGTGGTCATCATCGACGAGCTCGCGGACCTGATGATGGTCGCCAGCCGCGAGGTGGAGACCTACGTGGCGCGCCTCGCGCAGATGGCGCGCGCGGCCGGCATCCACCTGATGGTCGCGACCCAGCGTCCGTCCACGGACGTCGTCACGGGCATCATCAAGGCCAACTTCCCCACGCGCATCAGCTTCATGCTGCGCTCGAAGCCGGACTCGATGACGATCCTGGGCACGGTGGGCGCGGAGGCCCTGCTGGGCATGGGCGACATGCTCATCATGCCGCCCACGAGCGCCCACCTGCAGCGCGTGCACGGCGCCTACGTCTCCGAGCACGAAATCAAGAAGGCGGTGGACCACCTCAAGGCCCAGGGCAAGCCCGTCTTCGACGAGTCCATCCTCAAGCCGCGCGACGAGGAGGGCGAGGGCGGCGGTGGCGAGGAGGACGAGCTGTCCGACGAGCTCTACGACCAGGCGCTCGCGGCGGTCAGCGAGATGCGCTCCGTCTCCATCTCCATGCTCCAGCGCAAGATGCGCATCGGATACAACCGCGCGGCGCGCATGATTGAGCGCATGGAGCGCGACGGCGTGGTGGGCCCCGCGGACGGCGCCAAGCCCCGTGAGGTGCTGCTGCGCGGCCTGGGCGACATGCCCGGCGCCGGGGCGATGTAG
- the gatA gene encoding Asp-tRNA(Asn)/Glu-tRNA(Gln) amidotransferase subunit GatA, which produces MSSLTDLSMLELAAKLASREVSSVDATRASLQRIAQVDPKVRAFLRVDEAGALKSAEASDARRKAGSPLSALDGVPVGLKDIFLTQGVETTCASRVLEGFVPPYDATVVRLLKEAGLPLLGKLNMDEFAMGSSNESSAYFPTHNPWDLTRTPGGSSGGSAAAVAAREVFGALGTDTGGSIRQPAALTNTVGLKPTYGRVSRYGVIAFASSLDQPGPMARTVGDTAALFQLIARHDPLDSTSADVETPDCLTGLEDGVRGLKLGVPREYFAEGMDPEVAGTLRASLEELEKLGATLVDVSLPHTKYALATYYLLASSEASSNLARYDGIRYGQRAKDARGLKELYTQTRGQGFGAEVKRRIMLGTYALSAGYYDAYYLRAQKVRTLIREDFTKVFQQVDAIVSPTSPVPAFKLGAKVDDPLSMYLMDVYTLPCNLAGLPGLSVPCGFTQGGLPIGMQLLGRPFDEARLLRIARAFEREHDFFRRAAPV; this is translated from the coding sequence ATGTCGTCGCTGACCGACCTGTCGATGCTGGAGCTGGCGGCGAAGCTGGCTTCGCGCGAGGTGTCCTCCGTGGACGCCACACGCGCGAGCCTCCAGCGCATCGCCCAGGTGGACCCGAAGGTGCGCGCCTTCCTGCGCGTGGACGAGGCCGGGGCGCTGAAGTCCGCCGAGGCCAGTGACGCGCGCCGCAAGGCGGGCAGCCCGCTGAGCGCGCTGGACGGCGTGCCCGTGGGCCTCAAGGACATCTTCCTCACGCAAGGGGTGGAGACCACCTGCGCCTCGCGCGTCCTGGAGGGCTTCGTCCCCCCCTATGACGCCACCGTGGTGCGCCTGCTGAAGGAAGCGGGCCTGCCGCTGTTGGGCAAGCTGAACATGGACGAGTTCGCCATGGGCTCGTCCAACGAGTCGAGCGCGTACTTCCCCACCCACAACCCGTGGGACCTGACGCGCACGCCGGGCGGCTCGTCCGGTGGCTCGGCGGCGGCGGTGGCCGCGCGCGAGGTGTTCGGCGCGCTGGGCACGGACACGGGCGGCTCCATCCGCCAGCCCGCGGCGCTCACCAACACCGTGGGGCTCAAGCCCACGTACGGGCGGGTGTCGCGCTACGGCGTCATCGCCTTCGCCTCATCGTTGGATCAGCCGGGCCCCATGGCGCGCACGGTGGGGGACACCGCGGCGCTCTTCCAGCTCATCGCGCGGCATGATCCGCTCGACTCCACCTCCGCGGACGTGGAGACGCCGGACTGCCTCACGGGGCTGGAGGACGGCGTGCGGGGCCTCAAACTGGGCGTGCCTCGCGAGTACTTCGCGGAAGGGATGGACCCGGAGGTGGCGGGCACGCTGCGCGCGTCGCTGGAGGAGCTGGAGAAGCTGGGCGCGACGCTGGTGGACGTGTCGCTGCCGCACACGAAGTACGCGCTGGCGACGTACTACCTGCTGGCCTCGTCCGAGGCGTCCAGCAACCTGGCCCGCTACGACGGCATCCGCTACGGGCAGCGGGCGAAGGACGCGCGCGGGCTCAAGGAGCTGTACACGCAGACGCGTGGGCAGGGCTTCGGCGCGGAGGTGAAGCGCCGCATCATGCTGGGCACCTACGCGCTGTCCGCCGGCTACTACGACGCGTACTACCTGCGCGCGCAGAAGGTCCGCACGCTCATCCGCGAGGACTTCACGAAGGTGTTCCAGCAGGTGGACGCCATCGTGTCGCCCACGTCGCCGGTGCCGGCGTTCAAGCTGGGCGCGAAGGTGGACGACCCGCTGTCCATGTACCTGATGGACGTCTACACGCTGCCGTGCAACCTGGCGGGCCTGCCCGGCCTGTCCGTGCCGTGTGGCTTCACTCAAGGCGGGCTGCCCATTGGCATGCAGCTGTTGGGGCGCCCCTTCGACGAGGCCCGCCTGCTCCGCATCGCCCGCGCGTTCGAGCGCGAGCACGACTTCTTCCGCCGCGCCGCCCCCGTCTAG
- a CDS encoding THUMP domain-containing class I SAM-dependent RNA methyltransferase — MAERLALFATAARGTEDLLAEELKELGAKRIRQDRGGVRFMAALDEALNVCLWSRIAMRVLYPLGEFDAKGAQGLYDAVASVPWEEHLTTNVTFAVDANLKDTEHAHSGFVALKVKDAIVDRLREKLGSRPDVDTRNPDVSVVAHLVKEKLSLSLDLCGEPLHRRGYRVRPTPAPLKENLAAALLRAAGYTGTEALVDPMCGSGTIVIEGGLIARKRAPGINRSFAVERWPHLGVRAKELLADLRADARRNERKVEVPILGFDKSDEALEAADRNVKAARLGEEIQLAEGDATKLPPLPEGGGLVLTNPPYGDRLGSGGQKGMKTFYFKLGDSLRALPGWRVWVLSGNPAFESAFHARPMARRDVWNGPIPCTLLGYRAPPLPPGSKPVLGAPGESQEVAPVRPEHQDE, encoded by the coding sequence ATGGCTGAACGTCTTGCCCTATTCGCCACCGCCGCGCGCGGCACCGAGGACCTGCTCGCCGAGGAGCTGAAGGAGCTCGGCGCCAAGCGCATCCGCCAGGACCGCGGCGGCGTGCGCTTCATGGCCGCACTCGACGAGGCGCTCAACGTCTGCCTCTGGTCCCGCATCGCCATGCGCGTGCTCTACCCGCTGGGCGAGTTCGACGCGAAGGGGGCCCAGGGGCTCTACGACGCGGTGGCCAGCGTACCGTGGGAGGAGCACCTCACGACGAACGTGACGTTCGCGGTGGACGCGAACCTGAAGGACACCGAGCACGCGCACTCCGGCTTCGTGGCGCTGAAGGTGAAGGACGCCATCGTGGACCGCCTGCGCGAGAAGCTGGGCTCGCGGCCGGACGTGGACACGCGAAACCCGGACGTGTCCGTGGTGGCGCACCTGGTGAAGGAGAAGCTGTCCCTCTCCCTGGACCTGTGCGGCGAACCGCTGCACCGGCGCGGCTACCGCGTGCGCCCCACCCCCGCACCCCTGAAGGAGAACCTGGCCGCGGCCCTGCTGCGCGCGGCGGGCTACACCGGCACGGAGGCGCTGGTGGACCCCATGTGCGGCTCGGGCACCATCGTCATCGAGGGCGGCCTCATCGCGCGCAAGCGGGCCCCGGGCATCAACCGGAGCTTCGCGGTGGAGCGCTGGCCGCACCTGGGCGTGCGTGCGAAGGAGCTGCTCGCGGACCTGCGCGCGGACGCGCGGCGCAACGAGCGCAAGGTGGAGGTCCCCATCCTCGGCTTCGACAAGAGCGACGAGGCCCTGGAGGCCGCGGACCGCAACGTGAAGGCAGCGCGCCTGGGCGAGGAAATCCAGCTCGCGGAAGGCGACGCGACGAAGCTCCCGCCCCTGCCCGAAGGCGGCGGGCTCGTCCTCACCAACCCGCCCTATGGCGACCGGCTCGGCTCCGGCGGCCAGAAGGGCATGAAGACCTTCTACTTCAAGCTGGGTGACAGCTTGCGCGCGCTGCCGGGCTGGCGCGTCTGGGTGCTGTCCGGCAACCCCGCCTTCGAGAGCGCCTTCCACGCGCGCCCCATGGCCCGGCGCGACGTGTGGAACGGCCCCATCCCCTGCACGCTCCTGGGCTACCGCGCGCCGCCGCTGCCTCCCGGCTCAAAGCCGGTGCTCGGTGCGCCGGGCGAGTCGCAGGAGGTTGCTCCGGTGCGTCCAGAGCATCAGGACGAATAG
- the gatC gene encoding Asp-tRNA(Asn)/Glu-tRNA(Gln) amidotransferase subunit GatC, translating to MALTLEQVRHVATLARLSLTPQEEERYATQLSAVLDAVAELEALDVSQVEPTSHATLASSLLREDVLRPSLPPEAGLANAPAKVGSAFAVPKILE from the coding sequence ATGGCCCTCACGCTCGAGCAGGTCCGGCACGTGGCCACCCTGGCGCGGCTGTCGCTGACGCCGCAGGAGGAGGAGCGCTACGCCACCCAGCTGTCCGCGGTCCTGGACGCGGTGGCGGAGCTGGAAGCGCTCGACGTAAGCCAGGTGGAGCCCACCTCCCACGCGACGCTCGCGTCCTCGCTGTTGCGCGAGGACGTGCTGCGTCCGTCACTGCCCCCGGAAGCAGGGCTCGCCAACGCGCCGGCGAAGGTGGGCAGTGCCTTCGCGGTCCCGAAGATCCTGGAGTAG
- a CDS encoding antibiotic biosynthesis monooxygenase family protein, with product MIVAISRFRASPEEADGWVHRLQERSRRVDGHPGFLGLEVLRSFERSPEILLVTRWKDRDAMRAYFQSEDFQRAKGASASQEDATFTMYEVVAT from the coding sequence ATGATCGTCGCCATCTCCCGCTTCCGCGCGTCCCCCGAAGAGGCCGATGGCTGGGTCCACCGGCTCCAGGAGCGCTCCCGGCGCGTGGACGGCCATCCGGGCTTCCTGGGCCTGGAGGTGCTGCGCTCGTTCGAGCGCTCGCCTGAAATCCTGCTCGTCACGCGCTGGAAGGACCGGGACGCCATGCGGGCCTACTTCCAGTCGGAGGACTTCCAGCGGGCGAAGGGGGCCAGCGCGTCCCAGGAGGACGCCACCTTCACGATGTACGAGGTCGTGGCCACCTGA